The segment tggctctccttggggctcactcctggtgaaggCTGGGTATCACCTGTGATACCAGGGATTCGAGCCGGGGCAGCTGCAAgtcaggcaaacaccttagccctGTATGATATGTCTCCTCAGCCCCACCCACCCAAGTttttaagcaaaaaagaaattatttttctcgtAGTTATTATCAGAGATtctgtaaattttattatttgaggtCAGTAACTAAAAAAAGAACCCCAAACTAAGGGGGTGGCTCAGAGGCCTGGGGGTGCACGCTTTGCCTGTGGGAAGCTGGGCCCGCTCTTTGGCACCGCTTGATgtcttgagcactgctcaggagcaACCCCAAACACTGACCCAGGAgtgagggcccctgagcactgctggttgccTCCCCTGTGTATTATGGCCCAGTTTAAGGTAGTTTAAGGTCCAGAGTATATtgtttgacccttggcactccATGGTCCCTTCCACATGCCCAGAGTAGCACCTCCCCTTCCCAGCCCTTGGAGCACAACTGGCTGTGGCACAAATAACAAGAAATtgtccagggctgggggcagcgcaGAAGTCTCAGTGCTCGGGGGCACGTGCCTTGTGTGCACAGGGACCGGgggcctcccagcaccaccagggtgactgGCCATCCCCAGCGCCCGTCTGAAGTAGCCCGCACTGCAGCACCCTGCTGGCTGGCTGACTCTCAGCGGGCATGAGGTTTGGCCCCCCCAAGCTGCTACTGTTGGGAGCCCCAgcaaaaaataggagaaaaaaggTCAGAAATCATTAGCATGAACAGTTGGGAATATTTCACCTTGATGTTTGGTATCAGAGTAAGAGGTTCCCTACATATGAATATAATCACGCATGTTCAATCTGCTGTCTCTTTATACTAGCATTCAACTGAAAAACGAAGTATGTCttcaataaataagaagaaaggaaaaccaCAAATAGAAAAGTAAGTCCACTGCAGTGTTCCCAATGACGTAATTGGTAAGAAAAAGCAACATGTAGCATTGGGCTgtagttttatgtattttagggctggagcgatagcatagcaggtaaggcatttgccttgcacacggctgacctgggtttgattcctctgcccctctcacaaaacctggcaagctaccgagagtatgtctcccgcacggcagaacctggcaagctacccatggcatattcgatatccaaaaaacagtaacaagtctcacaatggagatgttactggtgcccgctcaagcaaattgatgagcaacgggatgacagtgacagtttatgtATTATCAGTAGGAGCAGACATCACTTGTCACATATTTACATCTGGGCTTTTTTATTGTTTAGAATAATGTATGTATAACTGATTAAAGcttattgaattttaaattattaaagttattatttaaacattatttaaattattaggattcctgtcactgtcatcctgttgctcatcgatttgtttgagcgggcaccagtaacgtctctcattgagagacttattgttactgtttttggcatatccaatacgcatgggtagcttgccaggctctgccgagaggacttgatactcttggtagcttgctgggctctccgagagggacggaggagtcaaactcgggtcggccgcgtgaaaggcgaacacccaaccgctctgctatcgctccagcgcattTAAATTATTAAAGCTTATTAAAGCTTATAGGCCAAAACTCAAAATtgtactatgggctggagcgatagcacagcggggagggcgtttgccttgcacacggccgacccgggtttgattcccagcatcccatatgatcccctgagcccgccaaggttaattcctgagtgcagagccaggagtaacccctgagcatcgctgggtgtgacccagaaagaaaaaaaaaaaaggaattgtacTGTAAATGGTGACTATGTCTTACTGATTTTTCTAAATTATGAAACTTTATGAATGCAGTTTTATAGCGTGTGTTTTCTCGAGGATCTTATTTAAAGTGTTGTTGATGTGGGCTTTTTGCTACAGGGAGAAAATTAAAACGGACAACAGGTTGACTGGTAGGATAAACGGCGTTCGGCTCTCCGCTGCTCAGCATGCCCACGGGGGTCCCGTGAAAGGTGAGAGTACTTCCTGCAGAAGCCcgtccctgcccgcccccgctgGCCCCGTGCAGCCGGCAGTGAGAGCTGCTCTGTCCCCGTCTGAAGCAGTTCTCCACTGACGTGTCAGTGTGGGGGACAGTGTCACGGGAGCTGGTTTGGGAAGGGAAGTGCTGGCGGGTCGCAAACGCCGCCTTTGCAGCTGTCACgttggccccgccccctgcactcAGCAGAGGCCCAGGCCCCGCAAGCCTGCGCGTTCCCGTGGACAGTCATGTCTTAAGTCTTGGTCACGGGTCACTAGTTTCTAGTGACCGTCCTTAGGATGGAGTCTTTCGGGCTCTGGGGCAGCCGGGCCTGCATGTTCCTGCCGTGCTGCATTTGTCTGCTGGTAGCGTCAGTTCCAGGTTCCTCTTTACGGATgaagattatattttattatgcatcTTGATGTTTTAAAACTTCCTCTATTTTCAAGTAAAAGGGTTTGGGTTCACTTGAGAAGTGTCTCTTCTGGTTCATTGATAATTTTTGTCTTATGTGTATCTTTGATCATCATCAAAAAGATGCAAAAGAGCAAAAGCCCACAGACCCAGGCGACTGTTGTCCTTGAGCACACCTGGTGACTTTCGGTCGCTCGGAGCTGATGCCACTAAcaagaggttttgtttttttgttttttcaatttagcTATTTTTACATTGACTTGTACATCGTTAGTAACTTCAGAAAAAGTATATGCGTATACACGCACTTTGGGGTGTGCCCTCCTAAGCACCATTTGGGAGGCCCAGAGAACATTCCCTTTGGTAACTGGCTGCCTGAGGACGTGACGACGCTGCAGCCCGGCCGCCATGAGGGCTGCACTCGGGCCAGGGCCCGCTGTCGGCCTGGGAGTCGCCTCTGAGCCTCacagccctccccccccagctCAGTGAGCATCTCCTCACCTGAgcgactggggggcgggggaacacGGGAGTAACCGGTCCCTGAGCAGACAGTGGCAAGGAGCTTCTGCCACTTCCCGCTCGCCGCTTTCTCCTCCTCCGCATTCTATGCTGCCCCCATTTGTCCTTTGACGCGTGTGCAGAGGGGTCACCCGGGGAGACTCTTCCGAGGACAGTCTCGGGACGTGAGCGCCTCTTCCCGTGCAGGCTTTCTTCGGCAGCGGCTGGGCCTTTGGCTCACTGCCTTCCCTGTAGAGCAGAACTAATACCGCGCCACGAGAACCACACGGCAGCGCCGAGCGTGGCTGTGGGGAGTTGCTTTCCCCTGCTAGTGGGCGAAGGAAACACACGTGCTGTCAGACTCCAGTTCCCGTCTCTGAACTCTCAAAtactctgaaaataaaaactcagaattTTTGAGTAAGATAAACTTTAATCTTTGTGTTTTTCCCTCTACATATATTACTGACTCAAACATTTGCACTTATGGACTAGGATTATAAATGAACCAATTTAAACCATTTACCTTTGTTGTCAAATGTAGGTCAAATATTTGCTGACTCCGGTGTAAAAAacctttattaatttttctttgtaatattaGGAAATCAAGAGTgaattatctatttttatatacagtgcgtaattatttttaactattttaatacTGTGGTTTGCAGatttgttcataatacagttgtttcaggtatgcAGTGTTccggcaccaatcccaccaccactgtgagcGTTCCCGCCACCATTGCCCCCACTTTCACACCCACCCCCGGCACAAAGGGGgcacaaaatatttattactgCTTGTTACAGCAAAATGACtagtggaattataaaaaaatacttcaataaaagaaaaattgtgaaaattgctattctcacaatggagacattaacgTATCGAGGGTTTCCTAAGCTGTTCTTCCAGCCGAGCCTTCTGTTGCACCCTGTTGGCTTAGAGGCTTCTGTGCGACTTTACAGTCCACTGTGCTCTGGGCCGTCAGGAGTGTGGAATTGGAGGCCGGGAGCCGCGTGTGTCCAGTGGCCAGCGAGTCTCTTCTGAGATGAGTGGGGAGGCCGGGAGCCCGGGCTGTCGCCTGTGGGGTTTGGCTAGGAAGGAGTCACCCCAAAGCCTTCGGGAAACCCAGGGTGTTTGAAGGTCTTTGTGCCGTCTCCCTCCGCCCTGCAACAGTTGTGCTGCTCGTAGGTTGTCTATACCTTTAAATCTAATTTAAGGTAATTTCACTCCCAGGCCGGGAGACTGGTACGGTGGATAGGATGTGTGTCTCgcctggggctgacctgggtccatccctggcatcccagatagtccctgagcaccaccaggagtgccgcctgagtgcagagccggagtggccctgagcattgccattgtGGCCTCAGAACAGAACAGTTGCACAGGTCCAAAAGGGAAGGAAACAAGCGTCCCTGCTCTGTCTTCCTGGCAGGACCCCAGAGCAGTGACCCGCGGCACATCTGCTTTCTGTTTtgtgttgaggccacacccagtggcccgCAGACTTCTCCTGACTGTGCTTTGGGGTCACCGGGTTGCAGCCAGGCTCAGCTGCTTCAGGACAAGCTCCTCACACACTTGTACTTCCActtggggtgcggggggtggggggctgagggggtgggaggggttctGTGTAGTTTCCTTTTTGTACTTActaaccagaatttttttttgttagaatAGCAGTTGTTAAAGttatgctttttgttttcttaaaagtgACCTTTTAGTTTTGATATTTAACAGCAGGCTTATGTTTATTTAAAGGGGTAATTTAAGGAATTTTGTTTAGCATAATTGTATTATCCTTCCATAACTTAGGATTCTAGGAAATCACATAATTTCTGTTTATaaaattccagggctggagcaatagcacagggggtagggcgtttgccttgcaggcggctgacccgggttcaattcctctgtccctctcagagagtccagcaagctgccgaaagtattccgcctgcatggcagagcctggcaagctccctgtggtgtattcgatatgccaaaaacagtaacaacaagtctcacaatggagacgtcactggtgcccgctcgagcaatttcAGAGACTTAACTCCGAAGCACCTCTGGCTCCTGTGAAAGAGAAACGGGGGCCAAGGAGATGGGCCTAGAACCCTCAGCAGAACTGTCTGCCCTCTCCAGGCGCTGGCTGGGTTCCCCTGGTGGCCTGCACAGCTGGAGCACTGTCCCCGAGCCCTCTCCCCAGGGAGCCCTCTCCCCAGGCcctgggaaagaggaaaggatCTTGGGCGCAGATTTGTCTATATATTACAGTTTTGAAAACTGCAGCTTTGTGTGTGATTTCTTGGTGGCAGCGTATTTGCTCGCTGCGTTATCTAAAGAAATTGGTTGTAGAAATACCATTTTGAGGGGCTCGAGCATGGTAccgcagggagggtgcttgccttgcctgtggccaacccaggggcccctgagcactgccaagagtgatccctgagcacagggccaagagtaagccctgagtactgctgggtgtggctccaaaaacaaatgtgttgtgtgtgtgaggttTTTGGAAAGTCAGCTTAAAACAAAACCCGCGAAAACCCTACGTGAAGTGTTGTGAAGTTTCCAGGACTGCACTGTCGCTCGCTCCGGGCCTCGGAGCCTCCCTCAGCTCACGAGTGGCTTCTGTCTCTGCGGCGTCCCTCTTGGTTGTTGCTACTGttcggggccacgcccagctgtgctcaggggccactcctggcgggctgaGAGGACCGCAAGGGACGCCCTGCACAGATGAACCCGGGCCCCTGCCCGCTGGACTGTCGCTCAAGCCCCAGCCTCCTGGTTTCTGGGAGtgaatcaataaatgaaaatacttgttttaaatttttgttttaagaacgTTTTCACCTACTGTTTTCTGTTAAAATTGTGATGTTTTAGTGAATGCTGACGTGGGTCAGGAACTGGCTGTTTGAGGCCTGGTAAGCCCGAAAAGCAGTTTTGTAGCTGCAGCATATTTCTAGCAGTTGAACTGCTTAACGTGGTGTTTTGAAAAATACAACTGTTGTTTGTAGATGTGAATTTGGACCTTGGATCGGGACATGACACCTGTGGAGAAACATCCTCAGAGAGCTACAGTTCTCCGTCCAGCCCGCGGCATGACGGGAGAGAAAGCTTCGACAGCGAGGAGGAGAAGGACCGAGGTTTGCTCCTCTCGGGGTCAGGGGGTTGGGAGAGTAGCTGGCTTGGGGCGGGGAGTGTTGTCTGCTGAAGTCAAAGGCGAAGAAGTCCCGCGTGTCGCTAAACGCCgaggctgggctggagaggtagtacccCAGGGAGCGCCCCAGGTTTGCCCCTGGCACCCCGCGTGCCTCCTCCCGACTCCTGCACGCGCCCTTGGACACGGCACTGAGGAGTGAGGAGGTCGCTGCTCCCGGGGGACAGCGTCGTGTCCGGCAGTCCTTTGCGTAGTTTCCCAGGCTGCGGGGGCATGGCACGTGGTGTCTCTTGGGCCACCTCAGATGAGGAGACTTCCTGCCCCCACACATTTTGGCCTTTGCTGCCTGCCAGGTGTCTGCCCCTGGTCGGGCGCCATGTCCTTGCCGGCAGCTCTGGGGCCCGGGCTCTGTGGGCAGGCAGCCCCGCTCGTCGGCTCTGCAGCTTCCCTGCGAACTCTGCCCGGCTGGAGGAGAGACTGTCTCCGCTTCCTCCAGTCGGCCCGCTCGGGTCTCCTTCCCCACGGTGCCAAGTTCTGTGAAGCAGCTGCCCGCTCCGTAGCTGGACACGCCCATCTGCCCGGGGGTGACTTGGGTCCAGTGTGTCTGTCCGCCCAGGTACTTGGCACGGAGGGCGAGTCCCGGGTCTGTCTGGGAAATGAGCTTGTTTTCCAGCAGGTCCAGGTACCGCGGGACCGACGGAGCCTTCCTGAAGAAAGACCCATTTCCCGCTCGGCTGCGGTTCAGGAGTCTCAGTCCGCTGGAGTTCAGCGGACTCCGTGTGGCTTTGTCCTTGTTTACAGTGAGGTTTTGTCTGGAGACTGCGCTTTCAAAGCCAGTGCAGGAGGGGAAAAAGGACAAGACCTACTTGAGTAACTAAATCCTGAAAATATCAGCAAACGCTTGGCATTATTTAAAAACGGTTAAGAAGAAGATGAGCAGAACAGGGGGCTTTAGGATGAGACGTCCCGGGCCCAGAGTGGTAGCGTGGCTCTCCTTGCCTGCGTCCCACCCCGCTTTGGTTCCCGCCTCCCCCACCGGCCCTCAGGCACCTGCAGGGGCGACCCCTGAGTACCGCGCCGAGTAAGGCCAgtgcactgccgagtgtggcccaaaaaccaagagaaaaagcCCAGTTCAGAtaggaattttaaaatgaaaggttTATTTTGGTGGGGTCGGGCACACGTGTCGGTCTTGGGGACCCCTGTGGGCTGCTCAGAATCTGACCTGGGCCAGAACCTGCACTTCAGCTCCTTGAGtcctaaaaaggaaaattttatttatttattttaggtcatacctggcgatgcacaggggttactcctggctttgcactcaggaattactcctggaggtgctcgggggaccatatgggatgctgggaatcgaactcgggttggccgcatgcgaggcaaatgccctccccgctgtgctatcgctccagccccccaaaatgaaaaatttttacttgaaaatGTTACTGCTCCTTTTTGGActtgaaatatttctttactcatacagtgatagaGAATGTTTAGACACTGTCCTCTTTGCAGGGTTTAGAAATAAAcacccccggggctggagccatagcacagcaggtaggcgtttgcctcacacgctgccaacccgggttcgattcccagcaccccgtatggtcccctgagccaggagtgacccctgtgcatcgccgggtatgacccaaaaagcaaaacaaaaaaagaaacaccccACTTTTTAGCAGACTTTATGCTATAATAATATGCTCATAAATTgaccttgttcttttttttttttttttttgcttttgctttttgggtcacacccagcagttcacaggggttactcctggctctgcactcaggaattactcctggcagtgctgggggaccatatgggatgctgggaattgaacgtgggtcggccgcgtgcaagacaaatgccctacccgctatcgctccagccccccgacctTGTTCTTAATACAGATTAAATAGTTGAATGATTAAAAGTCTGATCCTCAGTCATTAATTAAGGTTTCTTCAGGAAAATGGCAATGACTTGTCGATATTtggcttaaaaaaaatgtttaatagggCAAGGCGAAATATTGCAGCctataaggcacttgctttggggCTGTCCCTGGTTCTGTCTGTGGCACCCCGTATGGGTTCCCCCGACCTCTGCCGATTGTGGCCCTGAAACTGAAGTAAAAAGTCTAACATCTTAGCTGAAGGTAGCTTTATATTACCTTAatactgttttttaatttaaagtacaGATTATTTCTGATTTACTTATGAATGGAAAGATGCTGAAATAGGCAGTACATTTAATTAAACGGTCTCTCTGCATTTCACTGCAGAACTTAGGACTTTGCTATTTTGGATCTGGGTTTTGAGGCCGTCTGTGTCAGTGTCCGGAGGCCAGGGCACGGCTTCTTCTGTGGAGAAGCCGGGCCCCTGTGTGCGTGGCCTGTGCTCCGACGCTCGCCTCTCTCTGTGGCCCTTAGTAGGAACTACTACTGAGATGAGCCTAAGGGAGCTGCAGTAGCACACAGAAGCAGGACAGTTGGACGTGGACCGTTCCGTGCTGTGTGAGGCCGTGCTCCTGTCCTGCCAGGTTGCTGGTGTTCGAGCGCGTGGGTTCTGTGGCAGTAGCCTGTACGGGCTAGAACACAGCACAGCGGGATAGGAGAGAAACCTAGTGGACTGATGGGTTAAGAGTACTGACTGGCTCGCTCAGTTGTCAGGTGCTGCTGTGCATAGGCTTCTGGCTTTGCAGAGTGCTTGATGCAGAGTCTCAGCCGGCTTCTCTACAGAGTTCCTCTCTCGCACTTTTGCTGCTGCTCGTGAGGACGTGGTTATTTTTCTTCAGCAGTTTTAGGTTTGCAGTAAGACTGGAGGCAGGTACAGATATTTCCCACACGCCCTCCCCTCCCAGAGATGCTGCTGCGTGGGCCTCGTGCTCTCGGGCCCGGGCGTCCGCAGTGCTCCCGTCCCGTGTGTGGGCCTCGTGCTCTCGGCCTGGGCGTCCCTGGCCTCCCGACCCCTGTGTGGGCCTCGTGCTCTCGGCCCGGGCGTCCGCAGCCTCCCGTCCCGTGTGTGGGCCTCGTGCTCTCGGGCCCGGGCGTCCCCGGCCTCCCGTCCCGTGTGTGGGCCTCGTGCTCTCGGGCCCGGGCGTCCCCGGCCTCCCGTCCCGTGTGTGGGCCTCGTGCTCTCGGGCCGGGCGTCCGCAGCCTCCCGACCCGTGTGTGGGCCTCGTGCTCTCGGCCCGGGCGTCCGCAGTGCTCCCGTCCCGTGTGTGGGCCTCGTGCTCTCGGCCCGGGCGTCCCCGGCCTCCCGACCCGTGTGTGGGCCTCGTGCTCTCGGCCCGGGCGTCCGCAGTGCTCCCATCCCGTGTGTGGGCCTCGTGCTCTCGGCCCGGGCGTCCCCGGCCTCCCGTCCCGTGTGTGGGCCTCGTGCTCTCGGCCCGGGCGTCCCCGGCCTCCCGTCCCGTGTGTGGGCCTCGTGCTCTCGGGCCCGGGCGTCCCCAGCCTCCCGTCCCATGTGTGGGCCTCGTGCTCTCGGGCCCGGGCGTCCCCAGCCTCCCGTCCCGTGCCTTCCATCGGCTCGCAGGGCTGCCCTGCGGCCATCCATCCTTTGAACCCGCTGCaggctctcccctgccctgcagacGCTCGCAGCCCCTCCCGCCCTGACGGTCCTCTTCCGTCCCCACGGCCGTCTCGCGTCTTCCTCTTCGCTGCGGAATCCCAGAGAGACGCTCCCAAGACAGCCAGGGCCCCAGGCGTCCAcgtgggaggggctgggagccGCATGCGTGGGAGGCTCTCGCTTGCGTCGGGCAGACAGGAAGGAGCAGGCCGCTCACTGACGCTGCCGCCGTTCTCGCCCACAGACACCGACAGCAATTCCGAGGACTCCGGGAACCCATCCCCGGCCCGCTTTCCAGGCTACGGCGTGAAGCCCCCAGTGCACGCGTCCCCCCTGGGCAGTGACGCCGGCGGGCTGCTGGAGGAGCCCGCACCCTCGCCCAAGTACCAGCACATCTTCATGCCGGCCCTCCACTGTGTCGTGCACAACAGTGCCCCCAAGTCCCCAGTGGTGCTTCCTCCCGCCAAGACCACGGACGGCAAGGCCCTGGGCGTGCTGGTGCCCAGCCCCGTGGCGCTGTCTGCCGTCAGGGAGTCTGTGAACTCCGCCCCCTCGGGGCTCCTCGTGCCCGCGGCTTCCCCGGGGGACTCGGACAAGCACCTGGAATTGCTGGCGTCCCCCctgtccctgcccgcccccttcCTCCCGCACGGCAGTGCCCCCGCTTTGCACCTGACCATCCAGAGGCTGAAGCTGTCCCCGCAGGGGTCCCCCGAGAGCTGCGCCGGGACTGGCCCGCAGCCGCCCCCCGGGGGCCTGGGCTCCCCGAATACTGCCTTTCTCCCCGGCCACGGCCCCGccagcttcccgggctctcccgTGGGCACCTCGGACCCCAAGCCCACGTCCCAGGTCGTCGGACTCACCCAGATGGTGCCTCAGatggagggggcggcgggggccggccCCGCGCCTGCCAGCGTGAAGGTCGTCCTGCCCGCGGCCCCGCCGGCAGCGTCCTACACCCTGCCCGGCTCCCCGCTCGCCGCGGCCCCGGCCTCCCAGCCAGCTGCCGCGGGCCTGAGTCCAGCGCCCGCCTCGGTCCCCCCGGCAGTGCCCACCCAcaccccgggccccgcgcccagccccagcccggccctgaCCCACAGCACGGCGCAGAGCGACAGCACGTCCTTCCTCAGCGCCGTGGGGAACTCGACCGCCAGCGGGACGATGCTGCCGCCCCAGCAGCTGGGCTCCGGGCCCTGCGGCTCCTGCGGGCGGCGGTGCAGCTGCGGGACCAACGGCAGCGTGCAGCTCAGCAGCTACTACTACCCCGGCCCCGTGCCCGGGCCCATGTACCGGGTGTCGCCCTTCTTcaccctgccctccctctgcAATGGCAGCTACCTCAGCCAAGCACACCAGAGCAACGGGAAccaacttcctttctttctgcctcAGACTCCGTACGCCAACGGCCTGGTGCCCGACCCGGTGCTGGGCGGCCAGGCCAGCTACGGCGTGCAGCAGCTGCCGGCGGGCTTCGGGCGCTTCTACCCCGTGTACCCGCCGCCCGGCGTCGTGGCCGGCTCGAGCGGCTCCGGGGCCAAGAAGAACGGGAACGTGTCGTGCTACAACTGTGGGGTGAGCGGCCACTACGCGCAGGAGTGCAAGCAGGCGCCCATGGAGGCCGGCCAGCAAGGTAACCCCGACAGCGCCCCGAGGACTGGCTTCTAGGCCCCCGCCGAGGGGTCGTGGTGCTTCTGGCGGGTGTCCCGCAGTGTAGACGCGGGTCGTGCGGGACCAGGAAGTGGAGCGGAGCTCAGTGGCGGCCGGGACACTTGGGTCGTGGCCCTCTCTGCGTGGTGGAGTAGCCGGTCTCTCGCTTGCAGCACTTTCACTCTCTTAAGCTCGGGGCCCGTTTCATAGTGTCAGCGCTGGCCCGAGGACGGAGGCGGCAGGCCAAGGGCTTTGTCACCTGTGGTGCGTCCCTGCGCACTGCCCGGCCGCAGGCTCCACCTTcctgcttccctctccctcccccgggGTCCAGGAAGGTGCCCCTACGCTGGCTGGGGGGAGTTGGGGCgcaggtgtggagggagagggcCCTGAGGCGGGAGCCgcacagcccccagccctgggcgccAGGCGCCGGGCCGCTCCCGGCTCTTGTCCTCCTGCCGGTCTCCCGCAGAAAGTGGCCCCCAAGTGGGCGATGGGCCCGGTGCTTGGACAGGAAGATGCAGGTGGATAGCTGTAGGTGAGGCCCGAGCACAGCTGACAGGACTCCTGGAGTCCCTGAGGGACGCCCCTCCGCGCCCCGCGTGACTCAGCCCTTCTGTCTCTCCCGTTTTAGGCGCTTACAGACTGAGAtacgctcctcccctccccccttccaatGACACGTTGGACTCTGCAGACTGAAGCGCGTAACGCTTGTCGCCCGGGCACGCTGCGTgcgggcaggctggggagaggagggcggAGAGGAGACGCGTGTCCTTCGTCTCTGCGCTTCCCAGGCCCGAAGCAGCGGGGACTGACTCGCTTCCCGTGGACGACTGTCCGAACAAAAGAATGCATGGGTTTTGTCTCTGGGCCTCTCGTCTCGGGCTCCCCGCAGGCTTCTCTGTGTGACACGGGGGAGTCAGACGCCCAGACGCGCTGTCCGGGGGACGCGGGGTGTGCTTCTTTTACACTGACTACTTGCTGTGTGCAATGTTTACCGAATCTTTAAAACTGTGTAtttgactgtttttgtttttgtttttgttttgacaaCACTGGTGAGCGTCCGTGTGGTTTTGAAGAAGCGAGACATTGCTCCCTGAGCTTCCTCCCTTCGGCCCTGACGGTCACTGTCCCCCCACACCCTTGCCCCTTCCTGGGCccgtctcaccccacccccaccggccACTGCCCTGCGTCTGAAACGGGGCCCCTGTCTCGCCGTGGCCGAGGGACAGAGGCCGCCTCCCGCACACCTGGGCGCCTCGTGGGAGAGGCCGGGGAAGCCGGATGAACCCGGGAAAACGCCACGAACCGAGTGGACAAAgctttttcttaaaggaaaaccTTTTATCAGCCTTACCTGGCCTGTTGCTTCCGAGAGACGGAGCGAACCAACCGCGCGAATGTTCTCCCTGTCTGTAGCGCCCGTCGGCCGCGCCTGTCCCCCCCGGTCCAGTGTTACATGTCGAGAGTGTGTGGGGCGGCGAGCGGGCAGACGCTGGCTCGAACCCGGCCTCGGGCTCGCTCCCGAGGCTGCAACGGGCGCCCCGGTGTTAATCATGTGTGTGTCCGTGCCACTCAGTTCATGCTGCTGTTTGGGGGAAACCGAGAGCCAATCTATGGACTAAACTGCTTCCAGGT is part of the Sorex araneus isolate mSorAra2 chromosome 2, mSorAra2.pri, whole genome shotgun sequence genome and harbors:
- the ZCCHC2 gene encoding zinc finger CCHC domain-containing protein 2, which gives rise to MLRMKLPPKPTQPAEPPPEADEPEADARPRRRRDGRAPLPPPPPPAGPPRGPPAPPAAPPPPPARGLGPPVAGGGGGGAGPAAALREQERVYEWFGLVLGSAQRLEFMCGLLDLCNPLELRFLGSCLEDLARKDYHCLRDSEAKANGLSDPGPLADFREPAVRSRLIVYLALLGSENREAAGRLHRLLPQVDSVLRSLRGGRGDDEPDADGDADGDGDDDAELDGSGPEGGGGGGGLGARAQEELLLLFTMASLHPAFSFHQRVTLREHLERLRAALRGGPEDAEAEPCRLAGPWAQNDSAHGDYMQNTEVSLIEQAPIPHGGLTVAPHRTQREAVHIEKIMLKGVQRKRADKYWEYTFKVNWSDLSVTTVTKTHQELQEFLLKLPKELSSETFDKTILRALNQGSLKREERRHPDLEPILRQLFSTSSQAFLQSQKVHSFFQSLSSEPLHSLNNLQPSLKTSKILEHLKEDSSEASSQEEDVLQHTIIHKKHTGKNPIMNTIGTSCSPLDGLAMQYSEQNGIADWREQSCAAVPRPEHCVTVVGQQHSTEKRSMSSINKKKGKPQIEKEKIKTDNRLTGRINGVRLSAAQHAHGGPVKDVNLDLGSGHDTCGETSSESYSSPSSPRHDGRESFDSEEEKDRDTDSNSEDSGNPSPARFPGYGVKPPVHASPLGSDAGGLLEEPAPSPKYQHIFMPALHCVVHNSAPKSPVVLPPAKTTDGKALGVLVPSPVALSAVRESVNSAPSGLLVPAASPGDSDKHLELLASPLSLPAPFLPHGSAPALHLTIQRLKLSPQGSPESCAGTGPQPPPGGLGSPNTAFLPGHGPASFPGSPVGTSDPKPTSQVVGLTQMVPQMEGAAGAGPAPASVKVVLPAAPPAASYTLPGSPLAAAPASQPAAAGLSPAPASVPPAVPTHTPGPAPSPSPALTHSTAQSDSTSFLSAVGNSTASGTMLPPQQLGSGPCGSCGRRCSCGTNGSVQLSSYYYPGPVPGPMYRVSPFFTLPSLCNGSYLSQAHQSNGNQLPFFLPQTPYANGLVPDPVLGGQASYGVQQLPAGFGRFYPVYPPPGVVAGSSGSGAKKNGNVSCYNCGVSGHYAQECKQAPMEAGQQGAYRLRYAPPLPPSNDTLDSAD